A genome region from Anastrepha ludens isolate Willacy chromosome 3, idAnaLude1.1, whole genome shotgun sequence includes the following:
- the LOC128857528 gene encoding E3 SUMO-protein ligase ZBED1-like has translation MFDVFANFVPSLSNCTWNESGFWCWQAVIEMERFVESSSGKVSKTSSKEVEEENPAKRTRYGQSAVWQFFNKSKDGSSAKCIQCGKTYITCGNTTNLAGHLKRMHAGLTVSELPKSSGSILSFIEKKYEASSARKKSLDSSLMHYICSDMRPFSVVENKGFRNFVSTLDPRYELPSRNKLRNTCMQDFYTNMKDKLHCILDRVDYCAITTDCWTSRANESYMTVTCHFINDNFELKAAVLSTKNLIDETNHTSQNIANSLREVLVEWQVIDKVSAIVTDNARNVVKACEILQKRNVPCFAHCINLIVQSCFSLENIKTIMGKCKSIVSFFKSSSIAYAKFKQAQEPMKPYSLKQECPTRWNSAFYMIERILATKSAIAKVLLDTPKAILPLSVDELSVLEDLKQVLSLFEDATVQTSSSSNVTVSLIIPLVSGLLHNLSEIKDRLETDDGRKVCNLLMEGIRQRLLPYEKRTVTRLSTLLDPRFKKEGFFFKYKLYRSRKIFRK, from the exons ATGTTCGATGTTTTCGCAAATTTTGTACCATCACTTAGTAATTGCACGTGGAACGAAAGTG gctTTTGGTGTTGGCAGGCAGTGATTGAAATGGAGCGGTTTGTAGAAAGTTCTAGTGGCAAAG tttcaaAGACGAGCTCAAAGGAGGTGGAAGAAGAAAACCCAGCAAAAAGAACAAGGTACGGTCAGTCAGCTGTAtggcaattttttaacaaatcaaaggaTGGCAGTTCAGCTAAATGCATTCAGTGTGGAAAAACATATATAACATGTGGCAATACCACTAATTTGGCTGGACACCTGAAACGGATGCATGCAGGATTAACTGTTAGCGAGCTTCCGAAATCTTCAGGGTCTATTTTGtccttcattgaaaaaaaatacgaagCATCTTCCGCTAGGAAAAAGAGTCTTGATAGCTCACTAATGCACTATATATGCTCCGACATGCGACCGTTCTCAGTTGTTGAAAACAAAGGATTTCGTAATTTTGTCAGTACATTGGATCCTCGCTACGAGCTGCCTTCTCGTAACAAATTGAGAAACACATGCATGCAAGACTTTTACACAAATATGAAAGACAAATTACACTGTATTCTGGACCGAGTGGACTATTGCGCTATAACAACAGATTGCTGGACGTCACGGGCTAACGAAAGTTATATGACAGTCACTTGCCATTTCATCAATGACAACTTTGAGCTAAAAGCAGCTGTTTTGTCAACCAAAAATCTCATTGACGAAACCAACCACACGtcgcaaaatattgcaaattcctTGCGCGAAGTCCTTGTGGAATGGCAAGTTATTGACAAAGTCAGCGCAATTGTTACAGACAACGCGAGGAACGTTGTAAAAGCATGTGAGATTCTACAAAAGCGAAACGTGCCTTGCTTTGCTCATTGCATTAATTTAATTGTCCAAAGCTGTTTTTCCCTTGAAAATATTAAGACAATTATGGGAAAGTGCAAAAGCATAGTTTCGTTTTTCAAGAGCAGCTCAATAGCGTATGCAAAATTTAAGCAAGCCCAGGAACCAATGAAGCCATATAGTCTAAAACAGGAGTGCCCTACAAGGTGGAATAGTGCTTTCTACATGATTGAGCGCATTTTGGCCACAAAGTCAGCTATTGCTAAAGTCCTGTTAGATACTCCGAAAGCAATACTACCTCTATCAGTTGATGAGCTATCTGTTCTGGAAGATTTAAAGCAGGTTCTTTCACTATTCGAGGATGCGACGGTACAAACATCATCCAGCTCTAATGTAACAGTTTCGCTAATTATACCATTGGTTAGCGGACTTTTGCATAATTTGAGTGAAATCAAAGATCGACTAGAAACTGATGATGGCCGTAAAGTATGCAACTTGCTAATGGAAGGCATACGGCAAAGACTACTgccatatgaaaaaagaactgtGACTCGTTTGTCGACATTACTGGATCCGCGTTTTAAAAAGgagggtttttttttcaaatacaaactCTATAGAAGccgaaaaatttttagaaaatga